GCTCGTCGTAGGCCTTCAGGGCACCGAGGGCCGCGGCCGTCGCGATGGGGTTGCCGCCGTAGGTGCCGCCGAGGCCGCCCGCGTGGGGAGCATCCATGATCTCGGCCTTGCCGGTGACGGCCGCGAGCGGAAGACCGCCCGCGATGCCCTTGGCGAGGGTGATGAGGTCGGGCACGATGCCCTCATGCTCGCTCGCGAACATCTGACCGGTGCGGGCGAAGCCCGTCTGCACCTCGTCGGCGATGAAGACGACATTGTTCGCGTTGGCCCAGGCCTGCAGCGCGGGGAGGAAGCCCTCGGCGGGCACGACGAAGCCGCCCTCGCCCTGGATGGGCTCGATGATGATGGCCGCGAGGCGGTCGGCGCCGATCTGGCGCTCCATCATGTGGATGGCGCGGGAAGCCGCCTCGGCACCGCTGAGCCCGTCACGGTAGGGGTACGACATGGGCGCGCGGTAGACGTCGGGAGCGAAGGGGCCGAAGCCGGCCTTGTAGGGCATGGCTTTGGCGGTGAGCGCCATCGTGAGGTTGGTGCGGCCGTGGTAGCCGTGGTCGAAGGCGACGACGGCCGACTTGCCCGTGTAGTAGCGCGCGATCTTGATGGCGTTCTCGACGGCCTCGGCGCCCGAGTTGAAGAGCGCGGTGCGCTTGGCGTGGTCGCCCGGGGTCAGTCGGTTGAGCGCCTCGGCGACCTCGACGTAGCCGTCGTAGGGGGTGATCGTGAAGCACGTGTGCGTGAAGCGCTGCACCTGCTCGATGACGGCCGCGGTGACGTGCGGGTCGGCATTGCCGACGTTCGTGACGGCGATGCCCGAGCCGAGGTCGATGAGCGAGTTGCCGTCGACGTCGACGATCACACCACCGCCAGCGGCGACCGCGTAGACCGGCATCATGGTGCCGACACCGGCCGAGACGGCGGCCTGCTTGCGCGCGATGAGGGCCTCGCTCTTCGGGCCCGGGATGCTCGTCACGAGCTCGCGGCGCTGCGGCAGGCTCGGCCCGCCGAGAATCGTGGGGGCGTCGATCGTCATGCTCATGCCGCAAGAGTAGGGCCGCGCGACCGCCGGTGGCGTGTACGCGCTGTACACGATGGGCCGAAACACTCGACATCGCGTACACGCAGGAGGTAGGGTCGGCGCGTCCCCGTCCGCGACTCCCGAATGCAAGGAACCCGCGCATGCCCGTCACCCTCGACGCCGTGCTTGCTCGCCGCGAGCTGCAGCTTCGGCTGATCTGGGCCGACGATTCAGCCCGCGCCCGCGCGTGGGGGTGGGTGCATTCGAGCGACCTCGCCGACCCGACTCCCTTCCTCTCCCCCGGAGACGCTCTGCTCACCACCGGAACGCAGTGGGCGAGCGATGACGACATCGCCCCCTGGGTCGCGCGCCTCGCCGAGGCGGGGGTTCCCGCCGTCGGCTTCGGCACCGAGGTCATCCGCGATGGCACACCGGATGCCCTCGCCGAGGCCTGCGCCGCGCACGGCATCGCCCTGCTCGAAGTGCCCTACCGCACGCCGTTCATCGCCGTGGCCCGCGCGGTCGCCGACCTCGATGCGGAGGAGCGCTACGCGCGCGTGCGCTGGACGCTCGAGACGCAGCGCGCCATCGCCGTCGCCGCCCTGCGCCCGACCGGCCTCGCGGCCGTCGTCGCCGAGCTCGCCCGCCGCATCGGCGCCGAGGCCGGCATCGTCGGCGCGAACGGCGACGTGCTCGGAACGACGCCCCCCGCGGCCGTGCTCGACGAAGCGCTCGGCATGCTGCGCGCGGGCCGTCGCGCCGCACGCGCGGTCGACGACTGGAGCCTGCAGACCGTCGGCGCCGCCACCGCCCTCACCGGCGTGCTCGCGATCGGCCCCGGTTCGCCGCACGACGACGCCGAGCGCGCCGTCGTCACGAGCGTCGTCGCCCTCGCCGGCCTCGCCGGCGTCGCCGACACGGATGCGCTCGTCGCCGAGGCGGCCGAGACCGCCGGGCGCCTCGCGGCCCTGCGCTCGGCCGTGCAGGCGGCACTCGTCGCCAGCGAGCCATCCCCCGCGCTCGCGCCGGCACCCCGCGACCCCGACGATCCGGCCGCGCTCGTGCAGCCATTGCTCGAGCACGACGCCCTGACCGGCGACGACCTCATCGGCACGCTCGGCACCTGGCTGCGGTGCGACGCCGTGGCCGAGGCGGCGGCGCTGCGGCTGGGCATCCATCGGCACACCGTTCGGGCGCGCCTGCGACGCGCGGCCGAACTGCTCGAGCGCGACCTCGACGCGTTCCCGGCCCGCGCCGAGGTCTGGACGGCGCTGCAGGCCATCGGGCGGGCGTGACCGCGCGGTTCTAGACTGGCGGCACTCGCGGGAGTGGTGAAATGGCAGACACGCAGGATTTAGGTTCCTGTGCCTTCGGGCGTGAGGGTTCAAGTCCCTCCTTCCGCACGAGGTTGACGGGGTACCCTGATGCCACCTTCCCCACGATCGACGGAGCCGCCGCATGATGCCCATGGACCTCGGGTTGTTCGACGTCGAGGCATGGATCACCGGCGCCGGTCAGTGGGGCCTGCTGCTCGTGTGCGCCATCGTCTTCATCGAGACCGGGCTGCTCATCGGGTTCCTGCTGCCGGGCGACACCCTCCTGCTCATCACGGGCATCCTGACCTTCACCGGGGTCATCCCCCAGCCCATCTGGCTCGTCGTGCTGTGCATCTTCATCGCGGCCGTGCTCGGCGATCAGCTCGGGTACTACATCGGCTACAAGGCCGGGCCGCCGATCTTCGAGCGCAAGTCAGCGGGCTTCTTCAGTAAGAAGAGCGTCGCGCGCACCGAGTACTTCTTCGCCCGCTACGGCGGCTGGGCCGTCACGATCGCCCGATTCATCGGCGTCGTGCGCACGATCGCCCCCGTCGCCGCGGGCGTGGGCAAGATGCCCTACAAGAAGTTCCTCTTCTTCAATATCCTCGGCGCCTTCCTCTGGGGTGTCGGGCTGCCGCTCATCGGCTGGGGCGCCGCCCACATCCCCGGCGTCGCCGAGGTCGTCACCGAGTACATCGAGATCGTGTTCCTCGTCGTCATCGGCATGGCCGTGGCGGGCATCGCGTGGCACCTCGGTCGCGAGCAGTGGGAGAAGCGCCAGGAGGCCAAGGCCGCGGCGGCCGGCGAGCCCGTGCCCGAGGTCGAGATCTGGGTCGACGAGTCGGCGCACGACGGGCGCCATGAGGCCGAGCACCCGAAGGCCGGCTACGGCGTGGGCCCGCACGACGGCAAGCACGAGAAGCAGCCGCCGAGCTGAGGCCGTGCGGCCGCGGGCGGTCAGCCGCCGATCGCGAGCAGCACGAGCAGCGTCACGTTGAGCGCGATGAGCAGCCCGGCGCACACGATCGCGAGCGCGGTGGTGAGCATCCGGTTGACCGATTCGCCCATGAGGGCCCGGTCGGCCGTCAGCCGCACGAGCGGGATGAGCGCGAACGGGATGCCGAAGCTCAGCACGACCTGGCTGAGCACGAGGGCGAGCGTGGGGTCGACGCCGAACGCCAGCAGCGCGAGCGCCGGGATGATCGTGATGACGCGCCGCACGAGAAGCGGGATGCGCACGCGCAGCAGCCCCTTCATGATCTCCGCGCCGGCATAGGCGCCCACCGAGGTCGAGGCGAGCCCGCTCGCGAGCAGCGCGATCGCGAACAGCAGGGCGACGGCCGGACCGAGCGCGGCCCCGAGCGCCGCGTGCGCCCCCTCGAGCGTGTCGGTGCCCTCGACGCCCTGCAGGTTGGCCGCGGCGACGAGAAGCATGACGACGTTGACCGAGCCGGCGATGGCGAGCGCGATCGTCACGTCGATGCGCGTCGCCCGCAGCACGGTCGTGCGCTCGCCTCCGGCGGCGACCTGGCCGAAGCGGTCGCGCGTGAGGGCCGAGTGGGCGTAGATCGCGTGCGGCATGACCGTGGCGCCCAGGATGCTCGTCGCGAGCAGCACGCTCTCGGTGCCGTCGAACCGCGGCAGCAGACCGGCCGCGGCAGCCGCGGGGTCGGGCGGACCGATCACGAGCCCCGCGCAGAAGCCGATGACGATGATGAGGATCAGCCCGGTGATGACGCGCTCGAAGATGCGCACGCCGCCGCGCTGGCTCTGCACGACGAGCAGCAGCATCGACACGATGCCCGTGATGACGCCACCGACGACGAGCGGCAGGTCGAACAGCAGGGAGAGCGCGACCGCGCCGCCGATGACCTCGGCGACGTCGGTGGCCATGGCGACGAGCTCGGCCTGACCCCAGTAGGCGAGCCGCGCGGGGCGGCGTCGGAAGCGCTGCCCGAGCGCCTCGGGCAGGCTCAGCCCCGTGACGATGCCGAGCTTGGCCGAGAGGTATTGGATGAGCCAGGCCATGATGTTGCCCGTCACGACGACCCACACGAGCAGGTAGCCGAACAGCGCCCCGGCCGTCATGTTCGCGGCGACGTTGCCGGGGTCGAGGTAGGCGACGCCCGCAACCATCGCGGGGCCCAGCATCGGCGCGATGATGAGGCCGCCGCGGGCGGCGATCACCCGTGCGTCGCGGGTGGGGGGCACATCGGTCGGCGGAAGCGCATCCGGATTTTTCGGCACACCGAAATATTAGACCTCGGGGCGAGCCTCGAGCCACACCGACCCGGCGACCGCGGGCGAGACGACGATCTCGGTGCCCGCGCGGCGCAGGATCGCGACGCCCGCGCCGCCCTCGGGCGACTCGCCCACCCAGACGGGCTCATCGAGCTCGATGCCGAGCTGGTCGAGCACGCGTAGCACGTCGGGGTCGCGGTCGCTGATGCGCACGACGCGCCCCGCGAAGCCGAACGGAGCCTGGTCGAGGCGCACGGCATCCGGTCGACGCAGCGAGCCGTCGGCCGCCGGGATGATGTCGCCGTGCGGGTCGCGTTGCGGCCGCCCGAGCTGGGCGTCGATCGCGTCGAGCAGGCGATCGCTGAGCGCGTGCTCGAGCACCTCGGCCTCGTCGTGCACCTCATCCCAGCCGTACCCGTGCACGCGCACGAGCCAGGTCTCGATCAGCCGGTGCCGGCGCAGCATCGCGAGGGCGCGCTGCTCGCCCGCCGGCGTCAGAGTGATGGGGCCGTAGGGCCGGTGGTCGACAAGCCCGGCGGCGTGCAGCTTCTTGACCATCTCGGTGACGCTCGAGGGGGCGAGTCCCAGCCGGGTCGCGAGCTGGTTCGGCGTGATGGGGTCGGGTTGCCACTCGGTGTGCGAGTAGATCGTCTTGAGGTAGTCGTCGGCGGCGTCAACCGTGGTGCGGGGCACCGTGCGGGCGATGGGCGACGAGGACATGACTTCAGCCTACGAGTGACGGCCTACGCCGCGCCGTAGCGCGCGGCCAGCACCCGGGCGAGCGCCGCGAAGGCGCGCCCGCGGTGGCTGATCGCGTTCTTCTCGTCGGCGCTGATCTCGGCGCTCGTCACGCTGAGCCCCTCGGGGATGAAGATGGGGTCGTAGCCGAAGCCGCCGACTCCCGCGGGTTCGAGGGCGATCGTGCCGGGCCACACCCCGAGCTCGACGTGCTCGAAGGCAACGCCGTCGCGCGGGTCGACGAGGGCCGCCGCGCACGTGAACTGCGCGGCACGGTTCGACTCGTCGCCGAGGTTCGTGAGCACGAGCCGCAGGTTGGCCGTGTCATCGCGCTCACCCGAGTAGTGGGCGCTGTCGACCCCGGGGGCGCCGGCGAGGGCATCCACGCTCACGCCCGAATCGTCGGCGATGGCCGGCAGGCCCGTGTGGGCGGCCGCCGCGCGGGCCTTGATGAGCGCGTTGCCCGCGAAGCTGTCGGCATCTTCGACCGGGGCCGGGCCGTCGTAAGGCAGCAACTCGAGGCTCGGCAGGGCCGCCCCCAGGACGCGCTGCAGCTCGGCGACCTTGTGCGCGTTGTGCGTCGCGACGACGACGCGCACGACTACGCCCCGAGCGCGGCGCGCTGCTCGGCCGCGAGGTCGATGCAACCGCCGAGGGCGAGGTCGAGCAGGGCGTCGAGCTCGGCGCGATCGAAGGGCGCGCCCTCGGCCGTGCCCTGCACCTCGACGAAGTGGCCCGACCCGGTGACGACGACGTTCATGTCGGTCTCGGCCCGCACGTCTTCCACGTAGGCGAGGTCGAGCAGCGGGGTGCCGTCGATGATGCCGACGCTCACGGCGCTCACCGAATCCTTGAGGGCGACGGCCTTCTTGGCGATGAAGCCGCGCTCGCGGCCCCACTCGATCGCGTCGGCGAGGGCGACGTAGGCCCCCGTGATCGCGGCCGTGCGCGTGCCGCCGTCGGCCTGCAGCACGTCGCAGTCGATGACGATCGTATTCTCGCCGAGCGCCTTCATGTCGACGACAGCGCGCAGGCTGCGACCGATGAGGCGCGAGATCTCGTGGGTGCGGCCGCCGACCTTGCCCTTGACGGCCTCGCGGTCCATACGGTCGTTCGTCGAGCGGGGCAGCATGCCGTACTCGGCCGTGACCCAGCCCTTGCCCTTGCCGGTCAGCCAGCGCGGCACGCCGTTCGTGAAGCTCGCCGTGCACAGCACCTTGGTGTTGCCGAAGCTGATGAGGGCGCTGCCTTCGGCCTGAGCGCTCCAGCCGCGCTCGATCGTGATGGGGCGCAGCTGGGATGCTGTGCGGCCGTCGGCGCGCAGGCCGGCGGATTCGGCGATCGTGGTCATGACGAGCCCTTCAGTGTTTGAGCCGGGATCGTCCCGGTGGGAAACGCCTCGACATGCCCGATCTCGGGGCCGAGGAAGCGGTGGGCGAGCGACCGGAAGCGCTCGGTGTCGGGGCCCGTGGCCTCGAATATGTGGTGCGGGGCATCCGTCGCCGTGGTCTCGAGGCCGTGGGCCACGAGCTGGCGGTAGACGTCGTACGCGGTCTCTTCGGCGCTCGAGACGAGCGAGACCTCGGGGCCCATGACGTACTGGATCGCGCCCGCGAGCAGCGGGTAGTGCGTGCAGCCCAGCACGAGCGTGTCGATGTCGGCGGTCTTGAGGGGGGCGAGGTACTCCTCGGCGACGGCGAAGAGCTCAGGGCCGCTCGTGATGCCGGCCTCGACGAACTCGACGAAGCGCGGTGCCGCGACGCTCGTAAGCGTGATCTCGGGGTCGGCGACGAACGCGTCGGCGTAGGCGCCCGAACGGATCGTGCCGGTAGTGCCGATCACGCCGATGCGCTTCGTGCGCGTGCGGCGCACGGCCTGGCGCACGGCGGGCTGGATCACTTCGACCACGGGGATGCCGTGGCCCTGCTCGAACCGCTCGCGGGCATCCCGAAACATGGCGGCACTCGCGGTGTTGCACGCGATGACGAGCGCTTTGACGCCCTGGTCGACGAGCTCGTCCATGATGCGCAGCGCGTGCTCGCGCACCTCGGCGATCGGCAGCGGGCCGTACGGACCATTGGCGGTGTCGCCGACGTAGATGAGGCGCTCGCGCGGCAACTGGTCGATGATCGCGCGGGCCACGGTGAGGCCGCCGACTCCTGAGTCGAAGACTCCGATCGGCGCGCTGCTCACGCCCGCCAGTCTAGAGCGCGCCCCGCTCGCGGCTGTGTTCTCAGAGCGCGCCCCGGGCGCGCTCCTGCTCCACGACCTGCTCGCGGTCGGCGAGGCGCCGCAACCCCGCGAGCGGTTGCGCCATGCGGTGATTGCCGCGGATGCTCGGCTCGACCCGATCGAGAAACGCCCAGTACCCCGCGGTGAACGGGCAGGCGTCCGGGCCGACACGCACCTTGGGGTTGAAGCGGCACGACCCGCAGAAGTCGGACATGCGCTGAATGTAGGCACCGCCCGCCGCATAGGGCTTCGTCGCCACGACTCCCCCGTCGGCCCACTGGCTCATGCCGACGACGTTGGCCGGCATGACCCACGGCGTGCCGTCGACGAACGCGCCCTGGAACCAGGACGTGAGCTCGGCCGGGTCGTACCCGCGCTGCAGGGCGGCGTTGCCGAGCACCATGAGGCGCAGAATGTGGTGCGCGTAGCCCGTGCCCCCGACCGTGTCGAGGGTGTGCGAGAGGCAGCGGGCTTCCGTCGTCGATCCGTCGAGCCGCCACCAGTGGGCGGGCAGCGGCTGGTGCGCGGCGAGCGCGTTCGACCGCCGCGTGTAGTCGGGCCCGAGGTGCCAGTAGAGGTGCCACACCCAGTCGCGCCAGCCGATGAGCTGCCGCACGAGACCTTCGACGCTGTTCAGCGGCGCTCGCCCGGCCGCGTACTCGGCGACGACGCGCTCGACGACCTCGAGCGGATGCAGCAGGCCGAGGTTCATTGGCACGCTCAGGCGCGCGTGCGCCATGGTGTCGTCGCCGAGCATCATGGCGTCTTCGTAGGGCCCGAAGTCGCCCAGGCGGGTCTCGACGAAGTCGTCGAGGGCGGCGAGCGCCTCGGCGCGCGTCGCCGCGAACCGGCGCGGGCCGTCGCGGCCGAGGAAGCGCACGCCCTCGGCCTCGAGGCCGTCGAGCTCGGCACGCACCTCGGCATCGATGTCGTCCTCGACCGGCTGCCAGGGCGCGGGCAGGCCCAGGGTCGCGGCTCCCCTCGGCGGCGGCTGGCGGTTGTCGGCGTCGAAGCTGAACTGGCCGCCCTGCGGTTCCTGGCCCGATGGCCCGGCGGGCGTCATGAGGATTCCCGTGCGCTCGCGCACCTCGCGGTAGAAGCGGTCCATGACGAGCTGGGTGGGCTTCCGGCCGGCGGCCCAGGCGGCGAAGTCCGCCTCGCTCGTCACGAAGCCCCGCGACGGCAGGATGCTCGCCCCGAGCTCGCGCACCAGGCGCCGCGCGGCCCACGACGGCGGGTCGATCGCCTCGAGGCGCTCGCCCGTGAGCCCCGCATCCCGCAGCGCAGCGCGATAGCTGCTCGCCTGCAGGAACGTGCCCCGCTCGCCCAGCTCGCGCGCGCGGTGCCGCAGCGCCGTGATGTAGAGGTGCGCCTTCTGCCGGTGGCTCGGGCGCCGCCGGAACACGTCGGTGTTCTCGACCAGCACGATCGGACCTCCGTTGTCGAACGCGGGACCGAGCTGCTCGGCGGTGAGCCAACGGGTGAGGGCGGTCATGCGGGCAGGCTAGCCCGAGCGAGCCGGGAGCAGGCCGAAGGTGAGGCGGGCGCGTGCGCCCTCACGCAGACGCGTCAGCGGCCGTCGCGCTTCGCCTGGCGCTTCGCCCCCTGCGAGCGGCTCGAGGCGTCGCGCTTGGCGCCGCCCGTCGTGCCCTGGTGGCTGCGCGCACGACCGGCGCTGCCCACACCGCCATCGTGCGAGGTCACCGACTCGGGGCCGGTTCCGCGACCGGCCTGCGCGCGGGCGAGACGCTCACGCTTGAGCTCTTCGGCCGTCTCGTGCGCGACGGTCGCGAGACGCTCGCTCACGATCGCGAGGGCCTCTTCGAAGGCTTCTGCCCGCAAGCGGCTCTTCGCCGTCTTGTACTCGGCCTTGCCGCGCGAGCCGGTCTTCGTGACCTTGCGCGCCGCGCCGCGGCGGTGATTCGAGACGTGCTTGTTGCGCGCCCGGCGCACGCGCCGGTGCAGCGCGAGCAGCTCGTCCTCGTCGAGCTCGTGCAGCCGCTTCGGTTCGAGCTCACGCATCAGGTCGAGCTCATCGCCTTTGAGAACCCAGAGGTAGTCGTCCATGAACGGAGCATTCCACGGTTTCGACCACGGCGCGAGGGTCATTCTGCGCGGAGGCGCGCCTAGGCTGGGCGCGTGACGACCGCGCTGCGCACCGACCGCTACGAGCTCACGATGGTCGAGGCCGCCCTGCGCTCGGGGCGCGCGGGCCGCGACTGCGTCTTCGAGGTGTTCGGGCGGCGACTGCCGGGCGAGCGTCGCTACGGCGTGCTCGCGGGCACGGGGCGTGTGCTCGACGCGATCACGGCGTTCCGCTTCGGGCGGGCCGAGCTCGACTGGCTCGCCGACGAGCGCGTGGTCGATGACGCGACCCTCGCCTTCCTCGCCGACTACCGCTTCACCGGCCAGGTCGAGGGCTACCGCGAGGGCGAGGTGTACGTGCCGGGCTCGCCGCTGCTGACGGTGCGCGGCACCTTCGCCGAGGCCGTGCTGCTCGAGACGATCGTGCTGAGCGTGCTGAACTACGACTCGGCCGTGGCGACGGCGGCCGCACGCATGGTCGCGGCCGCGGACGGGCATCCGATCGCCGAAATGGGCTCGCGCCGGGCGAACGAGTCGGCGGCCGTCGCCGCGGCGCGCGCGGCCTACATCGCGGGGTTCAGCGCGACCTCGAACCTCGAGGCGGGGCGCACCTGGGGCATTCCGACGATGGGCACGGCGGCGCACGCCTTCACGCTGCTGCACGACTCGGAGGAGGAGGCCTCTCGCGCGCAGGTGGCCGCGCTCGGCCCGGGCACGACGCTGCTCGTCGACACCTACGACGTGCGGCAGGGCGTCGAGACCGCCGTGCGCGTCGCGGGCACGGGCCTCGGCGGGGTGCGCCTCGACTCGGGCGACCTGCCCGCGCTCGTGCGCGAGGTGCGCGCGCAGCTCGACGGGCTGGGGGCGACCGGCACGCGCATCACCGTCACAAGCGACCTCGACGAGCACACGATCGCGGCACTGCGCGGCGCGCCCGTCGACGCCTTCGGCGTGGGCACCTCGGTCGTCACCGGATCGGGATCGCCCGCCGCGGGCTTCGTCTACAAGCTCGTGGCCCGCCGCGACGGCGATGACGGCGAATGGATGCCCGTGGCCAAGGCGTCGACCGGCAAGGCCTCGATCGGCGGGGCCAAGCGGGCCGAGCGGCTGCTGCGCGGCGGCGTGGCGGTCGCCGAGCGCATCGTCGTCGACGACGACCGCGACGGGCTGCCCGAAGCGCCCACCCCGGCCGATCTCACGGCGCGCGCGTTGACCGTCGCGCTCATGACCGACGGCGAGCCCGATGCGCGCTGGCTCGGGCCCGCTGGGGTGGCGGCGGCGCGCGAGCACCGCGCGGCCGCGGTCGCCGAGCTGCCCGCCGCCGCGCTGCGACTCAGCCGAGGCGAGCCCGCGCTGCCGACGATCTCGGTCTGAGATCGCTCAGCTCGCGCGCTCGTCGGGGGCCTGCACGCGCTGCCCGACGACGGCGCTCACGCCGTCTTGCCGCATGCTGACGCCGTAGAGCGCATCCGCGATCTCCATCGTGCGCTTCTGGTGCGTGATGATGATGAGCTGCGAGCTCTGGCGCAGGTCGCGGAAGATCGTGAGCAGGCGGCCGAGGTTGGCGTCGTCAAGCGCCGCCTCAACCTCATCCATGATGTAGAACGGGCTCGGGCGGGCCTTGAAGATCGCGATGAGCAGGGCGACGGCCGCGAGCGAGCGCTCACCACCGCTCAGCAGGCTCAAGCGCTCGATCTTCTTGCCGGCGGGCTTGACCGTGACCTCGATGCCCGTCGTGAGCATGTTCTCGGGGTCGGTGAGCGTGAGGCTGCCCGTGCCGCCCGGGAAGAGGATCGGGAAGACCACGTCGAAGGCGGCCTGGGTGTCGGCGAAGGCCGCGGCGAAGATCGTCTGCATGGTCGCGTCGACCTCATCGATGATCGTCAGCAGGTCGCGCCGCGTGTTCGCGAGGTCGGTGAGCTGCTCGGTGAGGAACTTGTGGCGCTGCTCGAGCGCCGCGAACTCCTCGAGCGCGAGCGGGTTGACGCGGCCCAGTTGGCTGAGCTTGCGCTCGGCGCGCGCGAGGCGGGCCTGCTGCTCGCTGCGGTCGAAGGGCTTGCCCGCGGGCTCTGTTCGCGGATCAGGAAGGTCGCTGTCGTCGACCCCCTCGGCCCTGCCGACACGCCGAGCTGAGGCGTCTGCACCCGCACCTTCCTGAACCGCGAACGGATGCGCGGCGGCCTGCGCCACGATCTCCGCGACCCGCGCGGCCTCTTCGTCGGAAGTCGGGTCGAACGCGGGCGCATCGGGGTCGGGGTCGACGCGCGCGGCAGCCTCGGCCGCGATCGCATCCGCGACAGCCTTGGCGGCCTCGGTGAGCGCGTCGTCGTCGGGCACGGGCACCTCGGGGCCGTACTCGGCCACGAGCACCTCTTCGACGAGCCCCAGTTCGTCGCCCGCGCGCTCGAGCAGCTGCGAAAGGTGCAGCTTCTTCTCGTAGATCTGCAGTTCGAGGCCGTGCACGCCCTCGGTGATCGCCGCCAGTCGTTCGCGTAGCGAGCTCTCCGTGCGGCGCAGCTCGAGCAGCTCGTCGTTCTGCGCGGCGCGCTCGCTCTCGCGCTGGGCGAGCGCGACCCGGGCCTCGGCGACCGATCGGTCGATCGAAGCCTGCACGGCGGGCAGGGCGGCGGCCACCGCGGTCGCCCGCTGCACCTGGCGCTGGCGCAGCACCGCACGGCGCGCGGCCTCGTCAGCCGCGGCCTTCTCGGCAACACGGCGCTTGTCGAGCAGCTCGGCCGCCTCGACCGCCGCGCGCACGCGCTCGCGCGCGGTCTCGAGCTCAATGCGCCGTTCGAGCTCGGCGGCGCGCGCCGCCTCGAGGTCGGCGAGTAAGGCGTCGCGCGCCGTCGCGTCGAGCATGGGGCGGGGGCGCGCGGCGAACTCCTCGTGCTCGGCCTGCGCGCGCTCGACCCCCGACTCGGCCTCGCGCACCGACTCCTGGGCAGAATCCACGCCCGAGGCGAGCCGCGCTGCTTCGGCCTCGGCGGCCT
The sequence above is a segment of the Microcella humidisoli genome. Coding sequences within it:
- a CDS encoding PucR family transcriptional regulator, translating into MPVTLDAVLARRELQLRLIWADDSARARAWGWVHSSDLADPTPFLSPGDALLTTGTQWASDDDIAPWVARLAEAGVPAVGFGTEVIRDGTPDALAEACAAHGIALLEVPYRTPFIAVARAVADLDAEERYARVRWTLETQRAIAVAALRPTGLAAVVAELARRIGAEAGIVGANGDVLGTTPPAAVLDEALGMLRAGRRAARAVDDWSLQTVGAATALTGVLAIGPGSPHDDAERAVVTSVVALAGLAGVADTDALVAEAAETAGRLAALRSAVQAALVASEPSPALAPAPRDPDDPAALVQPLLEHDALTGDDLIGTLGTWLRCDAVAEAAALRLGIHRHTVRARLRRAAELLERDLDAFPARAEVWTALQAIGRA
- the rdgB gene encoding RdgB/HAM1 family non-canonical purine NTP pyrophosphatase, with product MRVVVATHNAHKVAELQRVLGAALPSLELLPYDGPAPVEDADSFAGNALIKARAAAAHTGLPAIADDSGVSVDALAGAPGVDSAHYSGERDDTANLRLVLTNLGDESNRAAQFTCAAALVDPRDGVAFEHVELGVWPGTIALEPAGVGGFGYDPIFIPEGLSVTSAEISADEKNAISHRGRAFAALARVLAARYGAA
- a CDS encoding DedA family protein, with product MMPMDLGLFDVEAWITGAGQWGLLLVCAIVFIETGLLIGFLLPGDTLLLITGILTFTGVIPQPIWLVVLCIFIAAVLGDQLGYYIGYKAGPPIFERKSAGFFSKKSVARTEYFFARYGGWAVTIARFIGVVRTIAPVAAGVGKMPYKKFLFFNILGAFLWGVGLPLIGWGAAHIPGVAEVVTEYIEIVFLVVIGMAVAGIAWHLGREQWEKRQEAKAAAAGEPVPEVEIWVDESAHDGRHEAEHPKAGYGVGPHDGKHEKQPPS
- the murI gene encoding glutamate racemase, which produces MSSAPIGVFDSGVGGLTVARAIIDQLPRERLIYVGDTANGPYGPLPIAEVREHALRIMDELVDQGVKALVIACNTASAAMFRDARERFEQGHGIPVVEVIQPAVRQAVRRTRTKRIGVIGTTGTIRSGAYADAFVADPEITLTSVAAPRFVEFVEAGITSGPELFAVAEEYLAPLKTADIDTLVLGCTHYPLLAGAIQYVMGPEVSLVSSAEETAYDVYRQLVAHGLETTATDAPHHIFEATGPDTERFRSLAHRFLGPEIGHVEAFPTGTIPAQTLKGSS
- a CDS encoding Nramp family divalent metal transporter, with amino-acid sequence MLGPAMVAGVAYLDPGNVAANMTAGALFGYLLVWVVVTGNIMAWLIQYLSAKLGIVTGLSLPEALGQRFRRRPARLAYWGQAELVAMATDVAEVIGGAVALSLLFDLPLVVGGVITGIVSMLLLVVQSQRGGVRIFERVITGLILIIVIGFCAGLVIGPPDPAAAAAGLLPRFDGTESVLLATSILGATVMPHAIYAHSALTRDRFGQVAAGGERTTVLRATRIDVTIALAIAGSVNVVMLLVAAANLQGVEGTDTLEGAHAALGAALGPAVALLFAIALLASGLASTSVGAYAGAEIMKGLLRVRIPLLVRRVITIIPALALLAFGVDPTLALVLSQVVLSFGIPFALIPLVRLTADRALMGESVNRMLTTALAIVCAGLLIALNVTLLVLLAIGG
- the gabT gene encoding 4-aminobutyrate--2-oxoglutarate transaminase → MSMTIDAPTILGGPSLPQRRELVTSIPGPKSEALIARKQAAVSAGVGTMMPVYAVAAGGGVIVDVDGNSLIDLGSGIAVTNVGNADPHVTAAVIEQVQRFTHTCFTITPYDGYVEVAEALNRLTPGDHAKRTALFNSGAEAVENAIKIARYYTGKSAVVAFDHGYHGRTNLTMALTAKAMPYKAGFGPFAPDVYRAPMSYPYRDGLSGAEAASRAIHMMERQIGADRLAAIIIEPIQGEGGFVVPAEGFLPALQAWANANNVVFIADEVQTGFARTGQMFASEHEGIVPDLITLAKGIAGGLPLAAVTGKAEIMDAPHAGGLGGTYGGNPIATAAALGALKAYDEHDLLGRALELETIIRDELTALQARDARIGDIRGRGAMMAIELVDENGAPDAALTGRVAKHCHVNGVVVLTCGTDGNVIRLLPPLSIGDDLLREGIGVIAEALAAN
- the rph gene encoding ribonuclease PH; this translates as MTTIAESAGLRADGRTASQLRPITIERGWSAQAEGSALISFGNTKVLCTASFTNGVPRWLTGKGKGWVTAEYGMLPRSTNDRMDREAVKGKVGGRTHEISRLIGRSLRAVVDMKALGENTIVIDCDVLQADGGTRTAAITGAYVALADAIEWGRERGFIAKKAVALKDSVSAVSVGIIDGTPLLDLAYVEDVRAETDMNVVVTGSGHFVEVQGTAEGAPFDRAELDALLDLALGGCIDLAAEQRAALGA
- a CDS encoding metal-dependent transcriptional regulator, which translates into the protein MSSSPIARTVPRTTVDAADDYLKTIYSHTEWQPDPITPNQLATRLGLAPSSVTEMVKKLHAAGLVDHRPYGPITLTPAGEQRALAMLRRHRLIETWLVRVHGYGWDEVHDEAEVLEHALSDRLLDAIDAQLGRPQRDPHGDIIPAADGSLRRPDAVRLDQAPFGFAGRVVRISDRDPDVLRVLDQLGIELDEPVWVGESPEGGAGVAILRRAGTEIVVSPAVAGSVWLEARPEV